DNA from Desulfurispira natronophila:
CCAATAAATCCGTCTGCGCCGGTGACTAATATGCGCTCACTCATAATACTTCCTTGGTGTTAATTGCGATTTATCGAAATTGATATAATTTCTGCAGTTCAGCATAGTACTCACAATTATTAAGCGTCAACGCGTGATCACTAGATGCTTCCACCTCAATTATGTTGTTTTTCCATAAAGTACGCACAAAAGATAATTGAGACAACAAATCATGGCCAGAAAATGGCAAATCTGTGAAGCTATTACTGTTAGACTTTTCTTTAGAAATTCTCCCGGCATAGTTAACTGCATATGGTTTCTCAGAGAGAAAGAAGTTGCTTTTGAAAAGCTTAATGTTGCTTGCACCACAGCATAACAGGTCGAATATTGCTGCAGGTATAGCATTTGGACCTTTATTGAACATCATGTTGTTTTTAATAAATGTTCTTGATCGACCATCACGTGCATCATGATCAAGCCAAGTGTACTTATGATTGCGATAAACATAGAAGCTAAGGTTATCTAGCAATCCATATGATTTATTTTTATTCATGTCCCTTAAAGCTTCTACATTGAAGTACGAAATATCAGTTCTTCTTCCAAACTCTTCCGTTGTCATTTTATTTTGTTCGCCAGCATAGTTTAGTCTTATGACAATGTCGTATGAATCTATTTCATCACCAGCCATATCCCCTGTAGGAGCTGGACCGACTAAAGCTATGGATTTACCTTTTATATAATCACAGAACCTCTTGTCACGCTTACGCAACAGCCACTCTGACGAATAGCCTGAGATCCCCTTGCGGTTCCCGGTCATGAGCTGAAGGTAGGTCTGAAATAAAAGTAATGTTTCCCTGTTTGTCGATAAACCAAAAAGCTCGTTTAGATAAAATTCGGCTTTTTCGATTTCATATTCCTCAATAGCAGCCTTAAAGGCCATGCTAAGCGTGACTTGATTTGGTGTTTTATCTGCTTCAATGTAAGATGCTGCTATAGCATGATCACGCACCTTAGAAGCAACTACAAGCGAACCAGTTTGGCATAGTATGTCATATAGAATTAGCCATTTTTGTGCTGAAATTGTCTCTGGACAAAGTCTTGCAATCGAATCAATGTAATTTTTGCTTTGCTGATTATTGTTTTCCGCACAATCCATGCTGGTGAAAATTGCCTCGCGAATTGTTACCTGTAGGTTTACTGGAATGCCGAGACTAGGTTCTTTTAGTGCAGATTCTGCTTCGCGGATAGCTTCTTTAGGCTTATTTGACACAAGGTAATCCTGGGCTTTAAACAGTGAAATTTGAGTTAAGTTAGCAAGTAGTCTTGAAGCTCTCTTTCCCTTCGCAACTATTAAAGCATCCCTGCATGCCTGCTCTGCGTCGCTCCAAAAGGACTGCATGTCGGCGCAATCATTATCACTCTTACTTCCTGAGCTCCAGTTTCTTCGCATTACATATAATTCACAAAGGTGGGCGTGCAATTGATTTGCATATTGTGACAAAGTGGTTTCGTTGCAACAAAGTTCAATAGCTTTAATTGTTAAATCTATAGATATCTGGTAATGTTCAAGTTGAAAATTAATTGAACTATATCTTAGCAGAAGGCTTAGTTCAAGATTAACCCTGTCGACGCCTACTACGCACTCAATGTATTCCTTTGCGGCAAACCAATTTCGCTCTGACATTAGAGTGTCAATGATGGCGTAATGCTGCTGTGGCGTAGATGTTGTGAGTAGCTTAAGCGTTCTTTTTGCTCTGTATATTTCACCAGTTTTAATATAAGCGCGAGATAACATGAGTGCAGCATCGTGCCAATAATCAGTACCTGAAACAGCGTATTCCTCTATTATCCTGATGGCACTCTTCCATTGTTTGTTATTAATAAGAAGGTCAATAATGTAAAAAAGAATTTTAGGGTCAATGTACCTTGCTGTTTCTGAGTTGATTGCTGTTTGCCCTGTAGTTGCTAGTGCGTGACATTGCTGCAACTGGGACATGTAGGTCTCCTTAGAAAGCTTAAGCACTTCTGAGCAAGTGCGGTCAGCGCTTATCACTCCGAGTTTTAGCAAATTTGCAGCAATTTCGAATTGTGACACTAGGTCATGTCCAAGCAGTATCTCTTGTAGTTTTTTCATATATGGCGTACTTAGGATGTTATCGTGCGCTCTTCCTGCGTAGCCGTCAGCATAAAGTGAATTACTGCAGAAGAAATTGGATTTGAATAATTTGATTTCCCTTGGGTTGCATTGGAGTAGATGGATGAGTGAAAGAGGAACAGCATTTAAGCTACCGAAAAAAGCTCCTTGGTTTAAAGTATCCAGTAGTACTGCGTCTGCTTTGATTTCCTGTTTAGCATCCTCACTTTTCACAATAGCGTAGGTTAGGTTGTGTGTTTTGGGAACTATATTCTTTGTTTTTAAAAGAGAAAAAAGCCCATTAGAGTAGTAGCTCATATTTGTTTTAGTCCCAAACTCAAGAGGATCCGGTAGGTACTCAGGGCCGAGATAGTTGAATCTAACTACTATGTCGTAATTATCAATCTCCTTTCCTAGCATTTCTCCAGTAGGCGCAGGCCCAACAATAGCTACTCTCTTGCCCTGTACATATCTTTTGAAATTAGAGGGTATTTGGGCTGATGTTAAACTAGTTGAATTGTCTATCGTTGTTTTTCCAGCTTGCATAACAGTAAGGTAATTTCTAAATTTATCAATTTGCTTAGGGTTCGATTTGAGAGTAAGTATGTCTAGTATCGATTGGGCAGTAGAAAATTGCTGCTGTTCTACTGAACAGCGGAACGCTGCGTTCAATTTATCTAGAGAGGTTGTCTCACTGCTCACTTCTTGAGTGATCCTTTCAGTTGCATGCTTTCTAGCAATATAAGAGCAGCTTAGAAGACCGTTCCATGAAAGGATAATGAAAATAGCTATCCATTCATGACTATGTAGTGTGCTAGGCTTCGTCTTATTGAGGTCCTTGTATAATTTTTGCGCATAGTAGCTATATGAGTCGCGGGTTAAACGTGTCACTATCGTTGTGTCTATTATAGTTTTCTGTAATTTGTAGTGTTGTGTGTTTTTGAAAATAAAGTCAGTTGCATTGGTTAGTGCTGTAAGCATTGTCTTGATGTCATGTTTGCAAAAGCAATCTTCAAAGTAGAACAAAGAAGCATGGAAAAACTGGTAATAGTCAGAAGTATGGCCTACTTTCATTTTGTCCGCTTCGAGCACGCTCATACAGGCTTCAGCAACTCTGCCCCAGTCTGGAGCTTCTACTTCTTCTTGCTTGCTGTATCCGGTTATAATGGCGTTTCTTATGTTAAAGCTTGACTTGTATAATTGATGTTTTTTTTCGCGTAAAGCTTTTATATCGTGGGGGTTGATGGTTAGTATTTCATCAACTATTAATAATGCTTCGTTAATGAAACCTGCACGAAATAATGTTTTGCTTAAATTGAGGTTAGCTTTAGTTATTGAATTATTTTGAAGGACAACGCATGACCATGCTAGCGAAGCGAGCACCCACTTGCGTTGCGCCATCAGTGACTCAGCATAGGGGACTAAAACTTTATTCGTTATTTGACCGCAGTCCAGCATGAATTCACATAGTTTTTCTGTGGTCTCATGATCATTGGATTCCCTTAGTTCTGACAATGTTTTGTAAGCGACTTGCGCGAACTGTTTCCCAATTTTCTCATGTAAACCACTATTGCGTTCAGATAGTTGGCTAGCTTTTACCCACCATTTGGTGTTGAGAGGTTGCTCAACGTTTTTTTGTGATAAAGTATTTTGCAATTTTTTAATTATACCTAATAGATGATTGGCAGTACGAGGGTGCGTTAATCTGGCTGTACTAGCTGCGTCATTGTGGTTATTTATAGTGTTTAATTTGGTAGCAAGATTAGAGCTTTGCTGAGTGTTGCTTGATGCACTAGGTGGTGCAAACTTAATTTTTTTTGATATTATTTCCTCTAAACTCACCCAAAAAGATAGAGCTGAAACTTGACTGGCTTGTGGCGATATACCTGGAAGGGAGTTGCTAGACTTCACCATCTACCCCCTGCAAATCATTCAAGTACCAAACACTCGCAGAGATATCTATCCACGAATGGATATCCCTGCCGGTTACCCACATGCGTTCCATCATGCGGCATTTTTTGCCGAGCCAGACCCAGGGGGATGGGCCTTCCATTTTGAGGGCGCAGTCTTTTTTGAAAGACCAGATGCCCTGGTCGTAGAAGTATACTTCTGGATATGACTGGCGGTTGGAACTGACTTCCTGTTTGGTGAACGATTCCATGTAGCCGTCTTCATTCTTGATCATGGCTCGGTAGGGGTGGTCGTCCTGGGCTTTCCAGACGGTGGCAACGGAGTCGCAATCAGGTTCATCCAGCAGGGCGAAGCCTTTATCTATCAATTCCGGTGTCATATGGACGGTATTGCCCAGAAGCACGGTGAAGTTCTGGGCTTCGGGGTGCTGCTGGAGTACGTACTCAACGGCATGTTTGATGACGTCTTTGTGTTGTGCAGTGGGGGTGGACAGTTCGGCGGGGCGGTCGATGACTTCTACTCCTTCTTTCAGGGAGAGGTCTTTGATTCTGGGGTCTTCGGTGGTGACGTATATTTTATCTACGTTCATGGCCATTTTGGCGCTGCGCAAGGGGTAGAGCATAATGGGTACGCCAAGCACAGGGATGAGGTTTTTGTTGGGTATGGAGAGGTTGCCGCCTTTGGCGGTGAGTATGACGATGTTTTTCATGGTTGTTCCTTTGTGGGTGTTTCGTTTTTATCGACGAGTATTCCCAGTTCGGTAGTTTTTTCGGTATGGAGTTGTTCGTAGAGTTCTGAAAGGCATTGCAGTATGCCTTGCCCCATGTCGATGCTGGGGTTGTTGACGAGTTTTTTGCCGAGTCGTGGGCTGAAGTTGTATGGGGTGATGCGATAGTGGGCTTTGCGGGTGCTTTGAACGATTTCCAGCTCTATGTTATTGCCCATGATTTCGCGTATCATTTCTAATAGATCGGCATAGCGAAGTTTTTCTTTGCCGGTCAGGCTTATGTGTGTGTTTTCGTAGCTGGGGTCGAGGACTTTGACGCTGCTTTCGGCGGCGTCCTGGACGTGGATGAACTCGCGCAGTTCATCGCCGGTGCCATGATAGGTGATGCGTCCTTCGTTCATGGCTTGCTTGAGGAGCCGGTAAACGCCATTGCGTTTGTCGGCTCTTGGCCCATACAGGGAGCCGTAGCGCAAGCAGGTGTATTTGAGGTTATAAAGTGCGGCGTAGTTTTCGATAAAGGATTCGCAGGCCTGCTTGCTGGATCGGTAAAAGAAGCCGGAGTCGCTGTAGACGTAGGCGGAGCTGGCGAAGACAAATCGCTTTATCTGTACTTCCCGGCAGGCTTCCAGCAGCTGCACTGTGCCCAGGACGTTGATGCGGGCGGTGTCAACTGGACGTAATTTACATTCGTCAATATCGGCGATTCCTGCCAGATGATAGACGATATCCACCCCTTGCAGGCACTGGGCGACTTGCTCCTGGTCCATCAGGTCTCCCTGTACCATGGTTTGACCGGGGCGAATATAGGGGGAGGGTATGGTGTCAAATATGGTGACGTTGTGTCCGGCATCGGTAAGGGCATCTGCCACGTGGCTGCCAAGGAAGCCCGATCCACCTGTAACCAGTATGTTCATCTGTTCACCTCGTCTTGTTTGCCAGTGAAGTAGAGTTCCTTGATGAGCTCAATTTGTGCCTCAGCCTTGAGCAACTCACCTTCCAGCAGGTTCTGGCGCTCCTGGAGTGCTTTTTGCTGCTTGGTTAAGGCTGAGTTTTCTACCTGCAGTGTATCGGATTTTGCCTGCATTTCCGAGAGATCATTTTTGTGAGTTTCCAACTCCTGCTTGTATCTTTCGATGAGTTCGGCTTGCTGCTGTTTTTCTGCCGCCAGTGTTTCATTGGCGGATTTGAGTTGCTGGTTTTTTGCTTGCAGCGTATCGGATTTTGCCTGCATTTCCGAGAGGTCATTTTCATAAGTTTCTAATTTTTGCTTGTATCTTTCGATGAGTTCGGCTTGCTGCTGTTTTTCTGCCGCCAGCGTTTCATTGGCAAATTTTAGCTGCTGTTTTTCAAGTAGCAGCTCATTGCGCTCGAAGGTTAGAAGTGGCTGGTCCGGGTCAGTGTACATTTCGGTTTTTAATGTGTAGCCATGCTTGGTAAGGTGCTCTTTGAGGGTATTAACGGTGGCGCTGGTTTGGTAAAGGGGGGTATGGCCACAGCGAATCTTTATTTGGGTGAAAGAGTCTTTGTAATCGCCTTGAAACAGGTCATCCAGCGCGGGGATTTCCTCACCGGCTGATTGGAGGATTAGTAAACTGGGTTTTTGGGGTTTTGCTGGGGTTGTCGCCAGCAATTCTGCCAGCGTGATTACCTCAACGGGGGTTTGTTTGCGAATTTGCAGGTTCGGGTAGAGCTGCAAAATGCCTTCTGGTTGGTGAAGGCTGGTGGCTGATGGGAGGTTAAAGAGGTTAAGCTGAGCTGGTGATTTATGCTGGTAGCTTAACGCGCAGGGAAATACGTGCACTTGTGCGGCACTGCATTTTTGCTCTTCCCGTTGGCGTACCGATAAAATGGGGTTTACTATTACCATATTTTCGGGCTTTGTATCTTTGGATGTCTGAAGTTGAAGGTTGGGCTGGTAGCTGATATCTATTATGGAATGAAATTTTTGTTCTGGCTGCATGGTTAAGACTTCCTGGTGCGTAGGGGTTTGCCTGTCAGAAGACGAAGAAGTACGCGCAGTGGTCGGGTGATTTTCCAGGATTTGGAGCGATACACGCTCTGAAGTTTCTTTTTGTTTTGGGTGAGTTTTTTCTTTGTTTTCAGGCCTGTCTGATAAAGCTTTTCTGCTTTTTCCTGTGCTATGTGCATGTGGCTGATAAGGGAGCTGTTTTCCATTTCGAGTTCAGTAATTTTCTCTTGCTGTTCTTGTATCTTGTTGCGGTGCTCCGCTGACTGTTGAAGTCTTTGAACTTCAGTGAATGCTTTTTCCAGGTCTACCTGTAAGGGGAGCACTGCTGTGGATGTTGTAGTGGATGATGCGCAGAGTTCAGCGAGGATATTCTGTGCGATTTCAGACTGTTGTACTGCCTGTGCTGCAATGACGTGGAGTGGGCTCTCCTGGTTGGCCTGAGAAGTCGCATGCTGTTTTTCTTTGGAAGGTGAGTAGAGGGGGCTGCGCTCCTGGTTTTTCAGCAAGCTGATTGTGTGTGCCGCAAATGCTTTTGTGTCAAGTAGGGCTGTGTCTGCATCGGCGATGAAAACCCTGTTGCGCATAGACCGGTTGAGCTCAAGCATCGCCTTGCCAGTGCTAACCCAGGAGTCCAATGACACCAGGGGCGAGATGCCATTTTGCATCTGATCGATTATGTGAGCCTCTGGGCGACTGAAGAGCAGTAGGGTGAAGTCACTGTGCTGAGGGCTTGCCAGGTCAGCTGGCTGAATATCAATCCCATTTTGTTGAAAAGCAGCTTTGATTTTTTCTGTATGAACGCCTGGAGTGGCATAAACTTTCAAGTGTTTTGTCGTTATTTTGTCTGGCATGTGTCTGTCACCTCAAGTTGCTGTATTTTAACAGGCTGCTGAAAAATCCTCATCTGCTGCGTTGCTCCTGAGCATTTTTCAATTGCCTGCGTATTTTGAAGTATTTCAGCAAGCTGATAAATTTAGCAAAGTTTTCGGGCCATGAACAGGTCTTAGTTAATTGGCTCAGGGGCTGGGGTGTATGGGCAGCTGTCGCTTATGACGTACTGAATGGCCTCTGGCAGGCTTTTGGAGTTGCCTTCTTGTAGTAGCAGCGCTTTTGCAGTTTCTCTATGATGCATGGTGGTTTTGAAAATGTCTGGATCGCGCTCCTTAATCTTGGTTGCCAAGTCCACAAGTTCTTTGGGGGTTGTTGCGGTAAAGCCTATTTTTTGTATGAATTCAGATATAAAGATTGAATTATCAACAAGATTTGGCAACCAGACTATCGGTTTACCCTGCAGAAGAGGTTCTATGACTGCAGAAGAATAACCCGTTATATAAAGGTCTGCTTCGTGGGATAAGTCTGAAGCTCCCTGTTGATATTGCACTTTACTGACAAGTGAGGGGTAGCGTGCGTGAAGTATGTCTGAAAGAAGGTAGGTGTCAACAGGGTAAGCAGGGTGGGGCAGGAGCAGGAGCGTGCAGTCCAGCTTCTGTGCTGCTGAAAAAACAAACTCAAGCATGTCATACATATTGTCTTTAAAATTTTGCAGGAACAATGCAAGCTTCAACTCTTTTGATGATTTAATGCTGTATTTTTGGTCTTGGAAGAGAAGGGTTTTTGGCACTTCAAACATGCTGTTTTTCTTTACACCATACTTTTGATAGGTGCTGCCGGTTGTGTTGTCAGAGATAAAAAAATAATCGGGATTTTGCAGGTGTGTTACAGAGAAGTCTGGTGTTCCTATGGGAATACTGGATGGTCGAAGGCAGCCTGTTATGCGATCTGACATGTACACAACCTTGTGGTTATGCTTTCTGGCGATATACGTCATGAATTTTGCATCCTTTGAAGGTGCTTGAGCATGCAGGATTACACTTGGTGGCATTGTCCGAAAAAAATACTCATAACTTGCTGTCTGATTGAGTAAGTCAAGGATCCGCTCTGGTGTACAGGTGCGGATCGCTTCACTCGTAACCAACTGCTGCACCGGGTTTTGCTGTGACAGGAGTTTTTGATACTGGTGACGTATGTTTTGTGACATTGACAGCGCTTTTGTTTTGTTTTGTGTTTTGATTTCGCTGTTGGTTAGTAGGTCAATTACGAGTGCTCCGCTTTTGCTTGCATGACATGCAGTTTCGCGAGCTTCATGTGGATTCAGGTTGTGAGAAGAAAAGATGTGATAGAATGGCAGCAAATGAATGTTTACTTCTGTTGCCACGCTTGCAATATCGCGAAATCTCCACTTCATGTACTCTTTGATATGAGGTTTCCCTTTATCCTGTTCTTTTGTTTCAATAAATAACAATAGAGGGTTCGCACTACGGGCTTTCTCAAGGATATCGTGCTGGCCAAGGAAGTTCTTTGCCTGATTGCTATCATGTTGAACTGTGTTTGATTGTGCAGGTGAGACTACGGCTGATGGAAGACAAAGGAGCTGTCGAGCTGAGTAGGTATGATCCTGTGGTTCATACAGGTAGGCTGCATAGTTGTGATGGCAAATTTTTTTTATGTACGCAGACTCGGTTTTGCTGAGATGCGTGTTGACTATGACTTTTGACTTTACACTCAGTTGTTTGAGAATTGTAGCAAGCTGCAGTCCAGCTGCAATAATTTGAATTATCCTGCTACTACTGTCCCTGGGAGTCAGTTTGCTTTTAAGCCACAGGAACTTAACTGGATATGGGTCAGCATTTTCTAATGCGCTGAGTGCATTGACGTATTGTTTGATCGCCTCTTTGGCTGACTCACGACGGATCTCTGCAAGCTCTGCATAAGGAATGGCTTCTGTGTGAACTCGCAATGTCCCATATATGCAGGGAGAAAGAAAAATATCTTTACTGGTTGTTGGGACTCGCGGGCTTGAGGGGTTCAGAAGAATTTGCAGTCTTCTCTGTCTGCTGTAATGAGTGCAAGTAAGCATGTGCGCAAGATGTTTTTCTGCTTTAGCCCATTTTTTGTGTATAAGGCTGTTTCGAACAATTTCTTTCATGAGTTACCTTGGCTGCTTTGGAAGTTATTGTTTTATGCGGCAGTTGTTGGCAGTTCCTTGCATGGTTTTTTTTATATGAAACGCCAGTAGCTGTCCAAATCGCTCGTTGCCAAGGGGGGCTCTGTGGACGCGTTGGATGTGGTCGGGACATGGTTGAGCATTTCCTTCTATTATAATGGGGCCGTCTTCTGTGATGCAGATATCCCACCCGATTATCATGCGTGGCATAAAGCTGGTGTGAGCTTGCTTGCATAATTTAATCACTTCTGACCAGTAGGGTAATGTAAAATCTTCAATTCTCGCATTGCTTTCAGGGTGTATTTCGAGTTGCCCGAGATTTCCGCTAACGCCCAGAAAAGAGGCTTTTCCAAGCTTTCCAGATGTAATGTCAATTGGAGAGCTAAAGCCGCCTGCATGAATATTGTCAACTACGCTTTGTGGATTGCTGGGCATGCGAAAAGCTGCTGCGACCACTTCGGGTGTGTCTTTTTCGTTGACTATCGTTATTACTCGACAGGTAGAGACTGTTCTTCCTGTATAAGGTTTAATTGATGAATGGTTTGCGAGGCAAGGTTGCACTAAGTAGCCGTCTTTGTTTTTATGGCTCTTTGAGCGTTTTTTATAGGAGTCCAATATTTTGTCAAGTGTGCTGATTTTGTTTTTAAATGTATCTCTAAAGAGGACTTCTTCAGATGGCATTTCCATGTATTCGAGACGATTCGCATTGCGACCGCCTTTTCCTTCTATCGGCTTTACGAACAGGTCACACTTTACTTTTTGCAGCAGCTTATTGCTCTTTGCGCTCACTACGCCATTTTTTATCACTGCGAGCGTTTCCGGAACAGGGAGGCCGCATTTTTTTGCATGAGCAGCAAACTTAACTTTGTTGGTAATTGATGGTGGTACCTCTTGATGTTTGCCTGGCCTGTAGGCTTTGTAAAGGATATTTTTAACCTCATACCGGTGTCGGTACTCTTTGGCGCGCTTACGTTGGTTTTTTAGGTACCACTCAAATTTATAGTAGTTTTCTGGCATTGAGGGAAGGTATAGCGCAAGCGCGATCATTTCGAGAAACTGGCGCAGTGCGCTTTTGCCTGTAATTTCTTTTACTTGAAGTGAGTTGCTTCTGCCAGCCTTATGCTGGCGGCTAAAACGTCTTCAATGAACCACGATTTCCACTTCGTCTTGCGGTAATATAACGAATACTGTCGATGTGATGCTGTTTTGCTTGAGTGTCTGATAAAGTTTGCAAGCTTTTCATCACGTAATTGAAAGTAAGCCCAATGCAGGAACTCGGATGTAGACTCACTTGGGTTTATGCGTCTGAGCAGGACAGGAACGACCCGCGCTCTCTTAGGAGCATTATTGGCGAACTTTATCAGGAACTTCATTGTTGCTTAGCTCCGCTGTAGGCATAGTGGTGTGTGGTTTTGCACTGCGTTACCATCCACACTTGGAGGTATACTCGTCCAGGGGGTACAGGTCGTGCTGTGCTATTGGGATGAATTCGCCTGCGTGGGGTTGATCTTTTTTGAGTTCCCTGGCCTTAACGCTGAGTACTTCCAGCTCCCTGTGAGTGAGGCAGATTTGTGCCAGGTTTTGTTTTACTTCCCTAGGTACGGTTACACTTGAGTTGGAGAAGCTTGGATCGGGATATTTCCAGCCTTTGCCATAGTAGGCTCTCAGGAAGTCTTCGGTTCCTGAAGGAATGGTCACGTCGGTACCTCGCATTTTGCGCTGTTCTGTTTGCAGGAAATCTTCGAGTTTCAGGCTCAGGCATGCTTGTTTGTGCATCCATATTTTTCCGTTTTGCTGCCATACTGGGCGGCCGTCCAGGTGCAGCTGCGCATCCACTTCCGGGTGGCGGATACGGAAGGGTTTTCCGCGACGGTTGATTGCGATGGTGAATCCGGCAGAAATGAGCTGCAGCATTATATCTATAGTTTCCCGCTTCACCGAGATGGGGTCTGTTTGCAGTGACACATGGCCGATGTCAAAATCGTCATCGCCGGGAATGAAGTCACCATCACGATACAGTCCAAGGAGCGTGCCGTACAGAAGGAACATGGGGCGACCGGTGATTTTTATGAATGCTTCATTCACCTTGGTGTAGAGTTTCAGGTACTGGTTTTGTGTTGCATATACTTCTTCAGGGGTAAGGGGGAGGTGCCCCTTTTTGGTAAGTGCTCCCCTATGAGCAATCTGCTCGAACAATTGGTTGTTGCCGTGGGGAATGGTGAGGTTTACCGCTTCTGCGTTCCCACAAATGAGCGTTTTCCCTGTTGTGGTTTGAACTTGAAGCAGTGAATCCGCAGGCATGAGGTTTACTGCTGGCCTTTTGATGGTAATGCGAAAATATGCTTTGTCATCCTTGACTGCCGTTGACTCTTCTCTGATCAGCTGCCCGTTGAGGAGCAGCTGGACTTTTTCAGGGTGGGTGACACCTGCCTCGGTGTGTAGCTGTATTTTCCCAGCGATTTCAATGCCGGAGAATTTTGTGTTTACTTTGTAGTTACCAGCGGGTTGAGTCACAAGCGTGGTGGATGGATCTTTTTTTTGAATGCTTACGCGGCAAAGCGCATCATTGTGCAGCGGTTTGCCGATAGCGTGCAGTATGGACTCAATTGAAAACTGGGTTGCTTGTCGGTCTATAGTGGGCAGGACTTGACTGGAAGCAAGGAATGAGTTGAGCTTGTGGAGTATTTCGCTTGCCTGCTCGGCTTGATTTTGTTGGACAAGGTAGTGAGCAAGCCGCAGCTCAATAGCTGGGGAATAGCGGGATAAACGGGCGAGTTTTAATACCGCAACCTTTATGCTGGGGCTGGTGCAGTTGCTGAGCTTGCTGAATGCTTGGCTTTTGTAGGCTTTCTTGATGATGTTCATGGGTTGCTTTGTGCCAGAAATGAGGTGATTTCATTTTGGATGCTCTTGAGTGTGCAATCGCTTGTCTGCACAGATGTCATGTTTGGTGGTTTGGGCCAGTCATGGTCAACCCACGTGCAACCAAATTTTTCAACGGGCTGTGAGTAGCGGGGCA
Protein-coding regions in this window:
- a CDS encoding glycosyltransferase family 29 protein, giving the protein MVKSSNSLPGISPQASQVSALSFWVSLEEIISKKIKFAPPSASSNTQQSSNLATKLNTINNHNDAASTARLTHPRTANHLLGIIKKLQNTLSQKNVEQPLNTKWWVKASQLSERNSGLHEKIGKQFAQVAYKTLSELRESNDHETTEKLCEFMLDCGQITNKVLVPYAESLMAQRKWVLASLAWSCVVLQNNSITKANLNLSKTLFRAGFINEALLIVDEILTINPHDIKALREKKHQLYKSSFNIRNAIITGYSKQEEVEAPDWGRVAEACMSVLEADKMKVGHTSDYYQFFHASLFYFEDCFCKHDIKTMLTALTNATDFIFKNTQHYKLQKTIIDTTIVTRLTRDSYSYYAQKLYKDLNKTKPSTLHSHEWIAIFIILSWNGLLSCSYIARKHATERITQEVSSETTSLDKLNAAFRCSVEQQQFSTAQSILDILTLKSNPKQIDKFRNYLTVMQAGKTTIDNSTSLTSAQIPSNFKRYVQGKRVAIVGPAPTGEMLGKEIDNYDIVVRFNYLGPEYLPDPLEFGTKTNMSYYSNGLFSLLKTKNIVPKTHNLTYAIVKSEDAKQEIKADAVLLDTLNQGAFFGSLNAVPLSLIHLLQCNPREIKLFKSNFFCSNSLYADGYAGRAHDNILSTPYMKKLQEILLGHDLVSQFEIAANLLKLGVISADRTCSEVLKLSKETYMSQLQQCHALATTGQTAINSETARYIDPKILFYIIDLLINNKQWKSAIRIIEEYAVSGTDYWHDAALMLSRAYIKTGEIYRAKRTLKLLTTSTPQQHYAIIDTLMSERNWFAAKEYIECVVGVDRVNLELSLLLRYSSINFQLEHYQISIDLTIKAIELCCNETTLSQYANQLHAHLCELYVMRRNWSSGSKSDNDCADMQSFWSDAEQACRDALIVAKGKRASRLLANLTQISLFKAQDYLVSNKPKEAIREAESALKEPSLGIPVNLQVTIREAIFTSMDCAENNNQQSKNYIDSIARLCPETISAQKWLILYDILCQTGSLVVASKVRDHAIAASYIEADKTPNQVTLSMAFKAAIEEYEIEKAEFYLNELFGLSTNRETLLLFQTYLQLMTGNRKGISGYSSEWLLRKRDKRFCDYIKGKSIALVGPAPTGDMAGDEIDSYDIVIRLNYAGEQNKMTTEEFGRRTDISYFNVEALRDMNKNKSYGLLDNLSFYVYRNHKYTWLDHDARDGRSRTFIKNNMMFNKGPNAIPAAIFDLLCCGASNIKLFKSNFFLSEKPYAVNYAGRISKEKSNSNSFTDLPFSGHDLLSQLSFVRTLWKNNIIEVEASSDHALTLNNCEYYAELQKLYQFR
- a CDS encoding cytidylyltransferase domain-containing protein; amino-acid sequence: MKNIVILTAKGGNLSIPNKNLIPVLGVPIMLYPLRSAKMAMNVDKIYVTTEDPRIKDLSLKEGVEVIDRPAELSTPTAQHKDVIKHAVEYVLQQHPEAQNFTVLLGNTVHMTPELIDKGFALLDEPDCDSVATVWKAQDDHPYRAMIKNEDGYMESFTKQEVSSNRQSYPEVYFYDQGIWSFKKDCALKMEGPSPWVWLGKKCRMMERMWVTGRDIHSWIDISASVWYLNDLQGVDGEV
- a CDS encoding NAD-dependent epimerase/dehydratase family protein, which produces MNILVTGGSGFLGSHVADALTDAGHNVTIFDTIPSPYIRPGQTMVQGDLMDQEQVAQCLQGVDIVYHLAGIADIDECKLRPVDTARINVLGTVQLLEACREVQIKRFVFASSAYVYSDSGFFYRSSKQACESFIENYAALYNLKYTCLRYGSLYGPRADKRNGVYRLLKQAMNEGRITYHGTGDELREFIHVQDAAESSVKVLDPSYENTHISLTGKEKLRYADLLEMIREIMGNNIELEIVQSTRKAHYRITPYNFSPRLGKKLVNNPSIDMGQGILQCLSELYEQLHTEKTTELGILVDKNETPTKEQP
- a CDS encoding sugar-transfer associated ATP-grasp domain-containing protein, with the protein product MPENYYKFEWYLKNQRKRAKEYRHRYEVKNILYKAYRPGKHQEVPPSITNKVKFAAHAKKCGLPVPETLAVIKNGVVSAKSNKLLQKVKCDLFVKPIEGKGGRNANRLEYMEMPSEEVLFRDTFKNKISTLDKILDSYKKRSKSHKNKDGYLVQPCLANHSSIKPYTGRTVSTCRVITIVNEKDTPEVVAAAFRMPSNPQSVVDNIHAGGFSSPIDITSGKLGKASFLGVSGNLGQLEIHPESNARIEDFTLPYWSEVIKLCKQAHTSFMPRMIIGWDICITEDGPIIIEGNAQPCPDHIQRVHRAPLGNERFGQLLAFHIKKTMQGTANNCRIKQ
- a CDS encoding LicD family protein; translation: MNIIKKAYKSQAFSKLSNCTSPSIKVAVLKLARLSRYSPAIELRLAHYLVQQNQAEQASEILHKLNSFLASSQVLPTIDRQATQFSIESILHAIGKPLHNDALCRVSIQKKDPSTTLVTQPAGNYKVNTKFSGIEIAGKIQLHTEAGVTHPEKVQLLLNGQLIREESTAVKDDKAYFRITIKRPAVNLMPADSLLQVQTTTGKTLICGNAEAVNLTIPHGNNQLFEQIAHRGALTKKGHLPLTPEEVYATQNQYLKLYTKVNEAFIKITGRPMFLLYGTLLGLYRDGDFIPGDDDFDIGHVSLQTDPISVKRETIDIMLQLISAGFTIAINRRGKPFRIRHPEVDAQLHLDGRPVWQQNGKIWMHKQACLSLKLEDFLQTEQRKMRGTDVTIPSGTEDFLRAYYGKGWKYPDPSFSNSSVTVPREVKQNLAQICLTHRELEVLSVKARELKKDQPHAGEFIPIAQHDLYPLDEYTSKCGW